CCTCAACTATGTGGAACCCGACCACGTGCACGTCCTCATGGACGGGCGCATCGTGGCCTCAGGGGGCCGCCAGCTAGCCCTGGAGGTGGAGGCCAAGGGGTACGAATGGCTAAGGCAGGCGGTGGAGAGCTAGCCATGGCCCAGGCCCCTACAGTGTATGAGACCTATGTGCAGCAGTTCCGGGCGCTGGAGGAGCACCTCCGCCTACCCCCTTGGCTGCAGCAGATGCGTCGGGAGGCGCTGGGCAGGTTCCTGGGCCTGGGATTCCCCACCGCTCGTCGCGGCAACGAGCCCTGGAAGTATACCGATCTGCGCCCCCTGGCCGCCACCCCCTTTCAGGAGCCCCCACAGGAGGAGCGGAGCTTCCCCTGGCGGCGCTTCCTACCGTGGTCTCCTGGCTGGGACACGGTGGTGGTGGTGGCAGGGGTCCCCCGTTCCTGGCATGTGCGGCCGGAGGGGCCGTGGGTGGGAGACCTGAGGCGGGCCCTGGCGGAGGCCCCCCAAGCCCTGGAGGAGCACCTGGCCCGCTATGCCATTTACCACGATGACGCCTTTGCCGCCCTCAACACCGCCCTGTTCCAAGACCTAGTGGTGGTGATGGTGCCCCCCGGGATAGCGGTGCGACGTCCCCTGCATGTGGCCTTTGTGGCCCCGGACGCTCCCCTGCCCTACGCCCAATACCCGCGCCTGCTGGTGCTGCTGGGCAGAGGGGCCCGTCTCGTCCTGGTGGAGTCCTACGTGGGCCAGGCTCCGGGGCCATATATGACGGCTGCCGTAACGGAGGTCTTCCTGGACGAGGGGGCCTCCCTTGAGCACTACCGCCTCCTGCTGGAGGAAGAGGCCTATCACATCGGCCTCCTGCGGATGCGCCAAGAGCGCGATTCCCATCTGCGTTCCCTCTTCTTTGGCCGGGGATGTCGTATTGGCCGCAACGATGTGCGGGTGGAGCTGGACGGCCCCGGGGCGGAGGCCTACCTCTGGGGCCTATATGTCACCCAGGGTCAGGAGCACCTGGACAACTACATCAACATCGATCATATCAAGCCCCACTGCACCAGCCGCCTCATCTATCGGGGCATCCTGGACGGGGCCTCCCATGCCATCTTCGGTGGGACCGTCTACGTGCGCCCAGGGGCGGTGAAGACGGACGCTGAGCAGGAGGACAAGAACCTGCTCCTCTCGCGGGAGGCGGAGGTGGACTCCAAGCCATCCCTGGAGATCTATGCCGATGACGTGAAGTGTGGGCACGGTGCGGCGGCGGGGGCGCTGGCCCAGGATGCCCTCTTCTACATGCGCAGCAGGGGCCTGGACGAGGCCACAGCCACCCTGCTGCTCATCAAGGGGTTCGCAGCTGCCGTTCTGGACGAGGTGCGCTTGCCTAGGCTCCGCACCTTCTTGGAGCGGGCCACCGTCGCTGCCCTGCCCAGGCTCAAGACCCTGCCATGAGCGATAGCGCACCCTCCCGCCTCAACCCTTATGTGCGGCCCGACGGGGCCCTGGATGTGGCCCGCATCCGTCAGGACTTCCCCATCCTGCAGCGGCAGGTCCACGGGCGTCCCCTGGTTTACCTGGACAACGCCGCCACCTCCCAGAAACCGGTCCAGGTCATCGAGGCCCTGAGCGACTTCTACCGTCGATACAACGCCAATATCCACCGGGCCATCCACTGCCTGGGCGAGGAGGCCACCGCCGCCTATGAGGAGACACGGGCCAAGGTGGCCCGCTTCATCGGCGCCCCATCCCCCGAATGCATCGTCTTCGTGCGCAACACCACGGAGGCCATAAACCTGGTGGCCTATGCCTGGGGCCGCACCCACATCGGCCCCGGCGATGAGATAGTCATCACCGAAATGGAGCACCACTCCAACATGGTGCCCTGGCAGCGGTTGGCCCAGGAGAAAGGGGCCCGCCTCCGCTACATCGGGGTGAACGCCCAACAGTGCCTGGACCTGACGGGCTGGCCCCATGCCTTTCTCACCCCGCGCACCAAGCTTCTGGCCATCGGTCATGTCTCCAATGGCGTGGGCACCATCCACCCAGTAAAGGAGTTGGTGGCCGAGGCGCGGCGCCGGGGCATCGTCACCCTGGTGGACGGGGCCCAGAGCGTGCCCCACATGCCTGTGGACGTCCAAGACCTGGGATGCGACTTCCTGGCCTTCTCCGCCCACAAGATGCTGGGGCCCACGGGGGTGGGGGTCCTTTATGGCCGCCGCGAGCTCTTGGAGGAGATGGAACCCTTCCTCTCGGGGGGGGAGATGATAAGCCGCGTCACCCTAGAGGGGGCCCAGTGGGCGGAGGTGCCCTGGAAGTTCGAGGCCGGCACCCCCAATATCGCCGATGTAATAGCCTTCGGGGCGGCCATCGATTACCTGCAGATGCTGGGCATGGAGCGAGTGCGGGCCCATGAGGTGGAGCTCACCCGCTACGCCCTGGCCCGCCTGCGCCAGCTAGAGGACATCGTCATCTACGGGCCCATGGAGCTAGACCGGCGCGGCGGGGTCATCTCCTTCAACCTGCCGGGGATCCACCCCCACGACCTGGGCACCCTGCTGGACTATTATGGGGTAGCCATCCGCACGGGCCACCACTGCAACCAGCCCCTTATGCGCCGCCTGGGGGTGGCGGGCACCGCCCGTGCCAGCTTCTACGTGTATAATACCCTGGAGGAAGTGGACATCCTGGTGGAGGCCATCCGCCAGGCCAGGGCCCGCTTACGGTGAGGGCGATGCTGGACAGGGAGGAGCTCAAGCGCCAAGAGGACGCCCTAGACGAGCTCTACCGGGACATCATCCTTGAGCATTACCGCCATCCTCGCAACCGCGGTTCCCTCCCCTCCCCCACGGTGGTGAAGGAGGGTGATAATCCCCTTTGCGGCGATGAGGTGCGCCTGGAGCTGCTGGTGGAAGATGGGACCATCAGGGATGTGCGCTACCAGGGGCAAGGGTGCTCCATCTCCCAGGCCTCG
The genomic region above belongs to Dehalococcoidia bacterium and contains:
- a CDS encoding SUF system NifU family Fe-S cluster assembly protein is translated as MLDREELKRQEDALDELYRDIILEHYRHPRNRGSLPSPTVVKEGDNPLCGDEVRLELLVEDGTIRDVRYQGQGCSISQASASMLTEAVRGLTLEEAHHLYQRFHHLMIGDEEVDTADLGDLEALIGVRRFPVRVKCATLAWHVLEEALKELGVVKR
- the sufD gene encoding Fe-S cluster assembly protein SufD gives rise to the protein MAKAGGGELAMAQAPTVYETYVQQFRALEEHLRLPPWLQQMRREALGRFLGLGFPTARRGNEPWKYTDLRPLAATPFQEPPQEERSFPWRRFLPWSPGWDTVVVVAGVPRSWHVRPEGPWVGDLRRALAEAPQALEEHLARYAIYHDDAFAALNTALFQDLVVVMVPPGIAVRRPLHVAFVAPDAPLPYAQYPRLLVLLGRGARLVLVESYVGQAPGPYMTAAVTEVFLDEGASLEHYRLLLEEEAYHIGLLRMRQERDSHLRSLFFGRGCRIGRNDVRVELDGPGAEAYLWGLYVTQGQEHLDNYINIDHIKPHCTSRLIYRGILDGASHAIFGGTVYVRPGAVKTDAEQEDKNLLLSREAEVDSKPSLEIYADDVKCGHGAAAGALAQDALFYMRSRGLDEATATLLLIKGFAAAVLDEVRLPRLRTFLERATVAALPRLKTLP
- a CDS encoding cysteine desulfurase, with amino-acid sequence MSDSAPSRLNPYVRPDGALDVARIRQDFPILQRQVHGRPLVYLDNAATSQKPVQVIEALSDFYRRYNANIHRAIHCLGEEATAAYEETRAKVARFIGAPSPECIVFVRNTTEAINLVAYAWGRTHIGPGDEIVITEMEHHSNMVPWQRLAQEKGARLRYIGVNAQQCLDLTGWPHAFLTPRTKLLAIGHVSNGVGTIHPVKELVAEARRRGIVTLVDGAQSVPHMPVDVQDLGCDFLAFSAHKMLGPTGVGVLYGRRELLEEMEPFLSGGEMISRVTLEGAQWAEVPWKFEAGTPNIADVIAFGAAIDYLQMLGMERVRAHEVELTRYALARLRQLEDIVIYGPMELDRRGGVISFNLPGIHPHDLGTLLDYYGVAIRTGHHCNQPLMRRLGVAGTARASFYVYNTLEEVDILVEAIRQARARLR